A section of the Triticum dicoccoides isolate Atlit2015 ecotype Zavitan chromosome 7A, WEW_v2.0, whole genome shotgun sequence genome encodes:
- the LOC119331794 gene encoding uncharacterized protein LOC119331794, with translation MAPPAAGDTPPPPPPLAAESSASTEEESRWLAALSEPELDLLISLKLLAVKRAETAGRPHLADAFDLRTLRALGVVLLEDFKHRLREETSLDATVLDRLALSRDPVTDVGVGCSSSDSEVFRRRSKDQPIKPSGVKRKRKQTHDGRHGEAVKKNKKRRKTSGRR, from the exons atggcgcctcccgccgccggcgacaccccacctcctcctcctcctctggccgcAGAGAGCAGCGccagcaccgaggaggagtcgCGGTGGCTGGCGGCCCTCTCCGAGCCCGAGCTC gaTTTGCTCATCAGCCtcaagttgctggccgtgaagcgggCCGAGACGGCCGGCCGCCCCCACCTCGCCGACGCGTTCGATCTGCGCACCCTGCGGGCCCTCG GTGTTGTTTTGCTGGAAGATTTCAAGCACCGGCTAAGAGAAGAAACCTCCCTTGATGCAACCGTTCTTGATAGACTTGCGCTATCAAGGGATCCTGTTACGGATGTTGGTGTCGGTTGTAGCAGCAGTGATTCCGAGGTGTTCAGGCGGCGCAGCAAAGATCAGCCAATAAAGCCAAGCGGTGTCAAGAGGAAACGAAAGCAGACGCATGATGG GCGTCATGGAGAGGCTGtcaaaaagaacaagaaaagaagaaaaacgagCGGGAGGAGATAG